In Desulfobacterales bacterium, a single window of DNA contains:
- a CDS encoding DUF2293 domain-containing protein, whose protein sequence is MGRTKEAKSLDENAVTLAVIAHIRHAETNYDELLSLNTRQEAREIIRDKLQNILSLWGTK, encoded by the coding sequence ATTGGTAGAACAAAAGAAGCTAAGAGTTTAGATGAAAATGCTGTAACATTGGCAGTAATAGCCCATATAAGACATGCTGAAACCAATTATGATGAATTATTATCACTAAATACGAGGCAAGAAGCTCGGGAAATAATTAGAGATAAACTGCAAAACATACTGTCGCTATGGGGAACAAAATAA